One genomic region from Yamadazyma tenuis chromosome 4, complete sequence encodes:
- the BMT3_1 gene encoding beta-mannosyltransferase Bmt3 (BUSCO:EOG092636Y6; CAZy:GT91; COG:G; EggNog:ENOG503NY53) — protein MQYVGKVGGYMYNQWNSLNPATLSGAIDIIVVEQPDGSLHCSPFHIRFGKFQIIKPSQKKIDFYVNDTKTDLPMKLGDGGEAFFVLETNSDNLISKSALTSPVISPASSPEVSPNLTPAPSSGSTEADTDLLTDLDGFDLNTPTKGAVRPSSVSSAEELAGDIENRIKLTDTKASSPSFSPERGPTPTPSINSKIAFEKAKKVTQKLNIPSKIDNNGDLVLDMDGYKPNSQKNIDNSDELLKKIFIEELEKLGQEVDTNENSVSMWDQIIQMDEDGNIRISNFDDYENSEELSMAISEQYAQAIAEQQQDLTNSSLNHDDEKTYFKTLRLTSEQLKKMNLQYGENKLMFKLNQGNSQVNSNLYLWKASTPIVISDIDGTITKSDALGHVLNFIGKDWTHPGVAKLFQDISNNGYNILYLTSRSVGQADSTRAYLQSIVQDNNTKLPSGPVILSPDRTMAALRREVILRKPEVFKMSCLNDIRSLYYNTNNSKKDDPNDAQVNDKTPFYAGFGNRITDAISYRSVYIPSHRIFTINPDGEVHLELLELSGVKSSYLGIGELVDQYFPPIGQLGNYSSFVNSSQFGLKSAEERFNDVNYWREPLDLTDLTDIEDDEPIPEPKSPSILSVRSFNLDSGSSPPEKKEREQRDRPNSISSFTSPLKGFMNFNRSGPDDSFDYGDNGSDVEKLDINDGTSAAVGDDDQDDYTEEEDYDEAEDDDYDEAEDDDYIDEDDGNDEDDEDDDYDEDDEDDYEDEGDYEGDLDHEEPHVEGKPANVTSKLAVSEELEPAASRITVTTAAEMVKNIFSIADAQEHYPPGKTHDPGKDGGIVGSSKGGSTLGDTQTSPPDQTLKLQISKISDFDTDNKIVLFPKKFPLTDDQLKDFYSNRLAGSKLSETVQIARFNNNRREDDTTKSNAVDYISMKPESYHGHKITVFDSRADINGDTAKCDEIKRELSVDITDSKLLKTDLESILRTFQDGKSPYYKEMEPYFKAELEKQLQEHTINKYWYRLAGTSVWLSEYGVHMMISRVIYSPKGSRNQPRISLTYCQVFNEKWQELKDVELVVPSNDPENIFSQVDLDGTFFTKVKYPGFLAVPTYQNPDMTDHRFYGPEDPRLMVIQNEHGYEEPLMVYNSYHRKIIEQQFDGETKVVAKLGYYRSMFLCFPWQFQRGKRTIEELPDIKSDGRIYNRAIELRRKGMERLEVQKNWTPFIDFGERQAFRHDKHIYFVYRWSNLEVLRCEITGAVGTTSKCEFVYRMDDGLDAETPVGPVRGGTEMININSFSSEYDLGDILSFPEDSEVWIGFARAHLQDCGCGEHLYRPNFVVLMKDSKSGFYKINTISSFVSLDVPSIGWNLDKPDELCVEGRANVFIPNGISSLSVKQSKDGSFEDYLTLSFSLSDATVNVIHIRNILKSVLGSLVNNNHGYSNDNVDCAIIGSNQFCHDLGESVKVTKAQNSIKNDH, from the exons ATGCAGTACGTGGGGAAAGTAGGCGGTTACATGTACAACCAATGGAACTCGTTGAATCCTGCCACCCTACTGGGAGCAATTGATATCATTGTGGTGGAGCAACCAGATGGGTCTCTCCATTGTTCTCCTTTCCACATTCGATTTGGAAAgttccaaatcatcaaaccCCTGCAAAAGAAAATTGATTTCTATGTGAATGACACGAAGACAGATCTTCCGATGAAGCTAGGAGATGGTGGTGAAGCCTTCTTTGTGCTTGAAACAAACAGTGATAACTTGATATCCAAGAGCGCGTTGACATCACCAGTTATTTCACCGGCTTCCTCTCCTGAAGTATCGCCCAACCTAACACCTGCTCCATCGTCCGGATCCACAGAGGCGGATACTGACTTATTGACCGATTTGGATGGGTTTGATTTGAATACCCCTACAAAAGGTGCGGTTCGACCCTCCAGTGTTTCTAGCGCTGAAGAGCTTGCTGGTGACATTGAAAACAGAATTAAATTGACCGATACGAAGGCTTCTTCGCCTTCATTTTCACCTGAAAGAGGCCCTACACCTACCCCCAGCATTAATTCAAAAATTGCTTTTGAAAAAGCCAAAAAAGTCACGCAGAAATTGAATATTCCCTCCAAAATAGATAATAATGGGGATTTGGTTCTTGATATGGATGGATATAAACCTAATTCCCAGAAAAATATTGACAACTCGGATGAACTTCTCAAGAAAATCTTCATAGAAGAATTAGAAAAATTGGGCCAAGAAGTGGATACTAATGAAAACCTGGTAAGTATGTGGGACCAAATCATACAaatggatgaagatggtaACATTCGGATCTCGAATTTTGATGACTATGAAAACAGCGAGGAGCTTTCAATGGCCATCAGTGAGCAGTATGCTCAAGCAATTGCCGAACAACAGCAAGACTTGACTAATAGTAGCTTGAATCATGACGATGAGAAGACATACTTCAAGACATTAAGATTGACATCAgaacaattgaaaaagatgaaCTTGCAGTATGGagaaaacaagttgatgttcaagttgaatcaAGGAAACTCCCAAGTCAACTCCAatttgtatttgtggaagGCATCTACCCCAATCGTTATTTCTGATATCGATGGAACCATTACCAAATCAGATGCATTGGGACATGTATTAAATTTTATTGGTAAGGATTGGACCCATCCTGGGGTTGCCAAGTTATTTCAGGATATCTCCAATAATGGGTACAACATTCTCTACTTAACCTCTAGATCGGTGGGACAAGCTGATTCTACAAGAGCTTACTTGCAAAGTATTGTCCAAGACAACAACACGAAGTTACCATCTGGCCCTGTTATTTTGAGTCCTGATCGGACAATGGCAGCTTTAAGAAGGGAAGTGATTCTTAGAAAACCAGAGGTGTTCAAAATGTCTTGCTTAAATGACATTCGAAGTCTCTATTATAACACAAATAATTCCAAGAAGGACGATCCTAATGACGCGCAGGTCAATGATAAAACTCCGTTTTATGCTGGATTCGGAAACCGTATCACTGATGCCATTAGTTATCGGTCAGTCTATATTCCCAGCCATCGGATTTTCACAATTAATCCTGATGGAGAGGTTCATTTAGAATTATTGGAGCTATCAGGAGTTAAATCATCATACTTAGGGATTGGTGAATTGGTTGATCAATATTTTCCTCCTATCggacaacttggaaactaTTCCAGTTTTGTCAATTCGAGCCAGTTCGGATTGAAATCTGCTGAAGAAAGGTTCAACGATGTCAATTACTGGAGAGAACCTCTTGATTTGACTGATTTGACTGATATAGAAGATGACGAGCCCATTCCAGAACCAAAATCTCCTAGCATTCTATCAGTGCGGTCCTTTAACCTTGATTCTGGAAGTTCCCCACCAGAGAAGAAGGAACGTGAACAAAGAGATAGACCTAATTCGATTTCGTCTTTCACCTCCCCATTGAAAGGGTTcatgaacttcaacagaAGTGGACCTGATGACTCATTTGACTACGGAGACAATGGGAGTGATGTAGAGAAACTCGACATTAATGATGGCACTAGTGCAGCAGTTGGAGATGACGACCAAGATGACTacacagaagaagaagactatgatgaagctgaagatgatgactaCGATGAGGCAGAAGATGACGATTACATCGACGAGGATGATGGTAATGACGAGGATGACGAGGATGACGACTAtgatgaggatgacgaagacgacTACGAGGATGAAGGTGATTATGAGGGTGACTTAGATCATGAGGAACCCCATGTAGAAGGGAAACCGGCAAATGTAACGTCAAAATTGGCTGTATCGGAAGAGCTTGAACCTGCTGCACTGAGGATAACAGTGACGACCGCTGCCGAAATGGTCAAAAATAT TTTCTCGATTGCTGATGCGCAAGAACATTATCCCCCTGGCAAAACCCATGATCCTGGAAAAGATGGCGGAATCGTTGGTTCATCAAAAGGAGGTTCTACTTTAGGAGATACTCAAACATCACCTCCAGATCAGACTCTAAAATTGCAGATTTCTAAAATATCAGACTTTGACACAGATAACAAAATTGTATTGTTTCCCAAAAAGTTCCCCCTTACAGATGATCAATTAAAAGACTTCTATTCTAACCGTCTTGCAGGGTCTAAGCTTTCAGAGACTGTTCAAATTGCCCGATTCAATAACAATAGGAGGGAAGACGATACTACTAAATCGAATGCGGTTGATTATATTTCCATGAAACCTGAGTCATACCATGGACACAAGATCACGGTGTTTGACAGCAGAGCCGATATCAATGGCGACACTGCTAAGTGTGATGAAATTAAGAGGGAGTTATCTGTTGATATTACTGACCTGAAGTTGCTAAAAACAGATCTTGAGTCGATTCTTCGGACTTTCCAAGATGGTAAGTCCCCCTACTACAAGGAAATGGAACCCTACTTTAAAGCAGAGCTTGAAAAGCAGCTCCAAGAACATACGATAAACAAATATTGGTATAGGCTAGCAGGAACATCGGTATGGTTGTCGGAGTATGGGGTTCATATGATGATCTCGAGAGTTATATATAGCCCAAAAGGTTCCCGAAATCAACCAAGAATAAGTTTGACCTACTGCCAGGTTTTCAATGAGAAATGGcaagaattgaaagatGTGGAATTGGTGGTTCCTTCCAATGATCCAGAGAACATCTTTTCGCAAGTGGATTTGGATGGAACATTCTTCACCAAGGTAAAGTATCCGGGGTTTTTGGCTGTTCCAACTTACCAGAATCCTGACATGACAGACCACCGATTTTATGGTCCGGAGGATCCCAGGCTCATGGTGATTCAAAATGAGCATGGATACGAAGAGCCTTTGATGGTGTACAATTCGTATCATCGGAAGATAATCGAACAACAGTTTGACGGCGAGACCAAAGTTGTGGCTAAACTTGGATACTACCGGTCCATGTTCTTGTGTTTCCCCTGGCAGTTTCAAAGAGGTAAAAGaaccattgaagaattgcCTGATATTAAGCTGGACGGGAGAATTTACAACAGAGCTATTGAGTTAAGGCGGAAAGGCATGGAAAGATTGGAGGTGCAAAAGAATTGGACTCCATTCATAGACTTCGGGGAAAGACAGGCGTTCCGTCATGATAAGCACATCTACTTCGTTTACCGGTGGTCCAACTTGGAGGTACTTCGATGTGAGATAACGGGCGCAGTTGGAACAACCTCAAAGTGTGAGTTTGTGTACCGGATGGACGATGGCTTGGATGCTGAAACTCCAGTAGGACCTGTGAGAGGTGGAACAGAGATGATTAACATTAACTCCTTCAGTTCTGAGTACGACTTGGGTGATATACTTAGTTTTCCTGAGGACTCTGAGGTGTGGATTGGGTTTGCAAGGGCTCATCTCCAGGATTGTGGATGTGGGGAGCATCTCTATAGGCCCAATTTTGTGGTTCTTATGAAAGACTCAAAGTCTGGATTTTACAAAATTAACACAATTAGTTCTTTTGTATCATTAGATGTCCCTTCCATTGGGTGGAATCTCGACAAACCTGACGAGTTGTGTGTTGAAGGTCGAGCAAACGTGTTTATACCTAATGGTATAAGCTCGTTATCTGTCAAGCAATCTAAAGATGGATCATTTGAAGATTATTTGACATTATCCTTCTCATTGTCAGATGCAACAGTGAATGTCATCCACATAAGAAACATACTTAAATCGGTACTCGGTTCCTTGGTGAATAACAACCATGGTTATTCCAATGACAATGTGGACTGCGCAATAATAGGATCCAATCAATTTTGTCACGATTTAGGTGAAAGCGTAAAAGTTACAAAGGCACAGAACCTGATTAAGAATGATCATTAG
- the NIC96 gene encoding nuclear pore complex subunit (EggNog:ENOG503NU66; COG:D), with the protein MSLFGQQSSTGNPLGAKRSMSSSGLFGSAANSNNNNTQTLPAAPNAFSFGQPSQQQNQPPQQNQQPQQLPQPQQPQQQNQSQQQNQQPQVQPANSGLFGAAPSTSAQVFSQATSNPVPSSAGISSTANASLPPSAVHASTNSTSKLLKDLIESANNLPKINNHDLGSIHLTLNELQRKSNEMRKNKDDSANFTRAHYLLASSGISAEEIESDLKAIDFPVDRHGISQISGLSGTQQSLNKVIKPRHVGIDQFLNTKKEQNLLATIEQSLTAASRDFDEYISKTISIDWKVKRNELRKSVINQNFNNPSSDSTLAKSITWNKSVPGNFSILAPLSQLNSKSSTRQYTREKFEQYATVIYQLNESRMSHHHYALFSNFEELNKPSNDLKSKQITDVYKILIQLSEENKSKVIQEQKFFDLYQTDDTQKRTNLNELVIKKSKSYLEEQFYQYMDEIYNKDKDKQNFLPPNNTNKVKFFINKIIVKNNKNFNEKTLKVNGTPIWALIYYMLRSGLYSEALEMVLSNRELFEKFDKNFPLYLKKFLENGKFKLPHDLNDRFVSEFNHQFAFVNDDLKNLYDPYKYSVYKIIGKCDLSKRTLPPLLNLSIEDWLWFHLAIVNETSSSSDLIYEKYTLENLQKQVISMGAKKLNSSSNNPMYLKCLAMVGLYELAIQYTFEFLSEIDAVHLAIGLNYYGLLKVSSNINKDELIYLNPNRNEYEVNFPRLLGSFTRAFKISDPKVACQYLILISISKGGNSKEDISQCHAALRELILLSREFNLLLGQLDANNGEKISGLLENQRELIKLSDIQDFYNKIIELSAKKCEEEGRVFDSLLLYQLCQEYDTVLSIINRILSELIATTELDESLIKSGNYEVTGEKDTIENNIVLLSKHIVNTFSNNSNILSKTNKSYKNTSDLLLAIISVRESFLAKNFNQVLLDIENLHLIPINPKSDLIETRKLADYVQNSLDNSILKVIPSLLLMTMTSISQINYQILTKSFKSLANQNEEISRLKAMAKNCMVFAGIIQYKMPRETYNVTIDDQIIIINKFFTSGLCNELIKSFGNLQLETTPLVKSKDYAARINDRTLIEDYKASQNLWSYLQHVLLQDDYDTNVVQKTFAKAIGLNPQLRVYRYQKGHYFGKHYDESVKALNGRTKWTLLIYLTGDEEFEGGGTIFYGDNKKPLNIHPSKGMALLHKHGDDCLMHEAELVRSGEKWVLRSDVVY; encoded by the exons ATGTCGTTATTTGGACAACAGTCATCGACAGGTAACCCATTGGGAGCCAAGCGCTCGATGTCCAGCTCGGGATTGTTTGGATCTGCCGCAAATTCTAACAATAACAACACCCAAACATTGCCTGCGGCTCCTAATGCCTTCAGCTTTGGCCAACcatctcaacaacaaaatcaaccaccACAGCAAAATCAGCAACCTCAACAACTACCACAACCccaacaaccccaacaacAGAACCAATCCCAACAGCAAAACCAACAACCTCAAGTACAGCCAGCGAATAGTGGACTTTTTGGCGCTGCTCCTTCAACTAGTGCACAAGTGTTTTCCCAAGCAACTTCCAATCCAGTTCCGTCTTCTGCGGGCATTTCTTCTACTGCAAATGCCCTGCTTCCACCATCAGCCGTCCACGCATCTACCAATTCAACCTCtaagttgttgaaagacTTGATAGAGTCTGCTAATAACTTGCCAAAAATCAATAACCATGATTTGGGCTCTATACATTTAACGTTGAATGAATTACAAAGGAAATCCAATGAAATGAGGAAAAACAAAGACGATTCTGCTAATTTCACTAGAGCCCACTATTTGTTGGCGTCAAGTGGTATAAGTGCcgaagaaattgaaagtGATTTGAAAGCCATTGACTTCCCGGTTGATCGTCATGGTATTAGTCAAATTTCGGGCCTTTCTGGAACTCAACAATCGTTGAATAAGGTTATAAAACCAAGACACGTTGGAATTGACCAGTTTTTGAACACGAAGAAGGAGCAGAATCTTTTGGCTACGATTGAACAATCCTTAACAGCTGCATCAAGAGATTTCGATGAGTACATCAGTAAAACAATCTCCATCGACTGGAAAGTCAAAAGAAATGAATTAAGAAAATCTGTCATAAATCAAAATTTCAATAATCCTTCATCTGACAGTACATTGGCTAAGTCCATTACTTGGAATAAGTCTGTACCTGGAAACTTTAGTATTTTGGCCCCATTGAGTCAATTAAATTCCAAGCTGTCGACTAGACAATATACTAGAGAAaaatttgaacaatatgCCACCGTTATTTATCAATTAAATGAGTCAAGAATGCTGCACCATCATTATGcattgttttcaaattttGAGGAATTAAACAAGCCAAGCAATGACTTAAAATCAAAGCAAATCACAGATGTATacaagattttgattcAGTTAAGTGAAGAAAATAAGTCAAAGGTTATCCAAGAGCAGAAATTCTTTGACCTTTACCAGACTGATGATACTCAAAAGAGAACTAACTTAAATGAATtggtcatcaagaagagcAAATCTTACTTGGAGGAGCAATTTTATCAATACATGGATGAGATATACAATAAAGATAAGGACAAGCAGAActttcttccaccaaataACACAAATAAAGTAAAATTTTTCATAAACAAGATTATTGtgaagaacaacaaaaatTTCAATGAGAAAACGTTGAAGGTGAATGGAACTCCCATCTGGGCCTTAATCTACTATATGTTGAGATCTGGTTTATACTCAGAGGCTCTCGAAATGGTTTTATCTAATCGTGAATTGTTTgagaagtttgacaagAACTTCCCCTTatacttgaaaaaattcCTTGAAAATGGTAAGTTTAAGTTACCTCATGACTTGAATGATAGATTTGTTTCTGAATTCAACCACCAATTTGCTTTTGTGAAcgatgatttgaagaacttgtaTGATCCTTATAAGTACTCAGTCTATAAAATCATTGGAAAGTGTGATTTGTCCAAGAGAACTTTACCCCCATTACTTAATTTAAGCATAGAAGATTGGTTGTGGTTCCACTTAGCTATAGTAAACGAAACAAGCAGTTCCTCAGACTTGATATATGAAAAGTACACATTGGAGAACTTACAAAAGCAAGTAATTCTGATGGGTGcaaagaaattgaactCGTCATCTAACAATCCTATGTACTTGAAGTGTTTGGCCATGGTTGGTTTGTATGAATTGGCCATTCAATACACTTTTGAATTTTTAAGCGAGATAGATGCAGTGCATTTGGCTATTGGATTGAACTACTATGGATTATTGAAAGTTTCCAGCAATATCAATAAGGATGAATTGATTTACTTGAATCCTAATCGTAACGAATATGAGGTGAATTTCCCAAGACTACTTGGTTCGTTTACCAGAGCATTCAAGATAAGCGACCCAAAGGTTGCATGTCAatacttgatcttgatcAGCATTTCAAAGGGTGGTAATTCCAAGGAAGATATTTCCCAGTGTCATGCAGCCTTAAGAGAATTGATATTACTTTCAAGAGAATTTAACTTATTGCTTGGACAGTTGGACGCAAACAACGGGGAAAAGATCAGTGGGTTATTGGAGAACCAAAGGGAATTGATAAAATTATCTGATATCCAGGATTTCTACAACAAAATAATCGAACTCAGTGCCAAAAAatgtgaagaagaaggaagagtGTTTGATTCGTTATTGTTATATCAATTGTGCCAAGAATATGATACTGTTTTATCCATTATTAACAGAATTTTGAGTGAGCTTATAGCAACCACCGAATTGGATGAGTCGTTAATAAAATCTGGAAATTATGAAGTGACAGGTGAAAAGGATACTATTGAAAATAATATTGTATTGTTGAGCAAACATATTGTCAATACTTTCAGCAATAACAGCAACATTTTGAGCAAAACTAACAAGTCTTACAAGAATACTTCtgatttgttgttggctATCATATCGGTGAGAGAATCCTTCCTCGCTaagaacttcaaccaagtgttgttggatatCGAAAATTTGCACTTGATTCCAATTAACCCTAAATCTGATCTTATCGAAACCAGAAAACTAGCGGACTATGTTCAAAACTCCCTAGACAACAGCATTTTGAAAGTTATTCCTTCTTTGCTTTTGATGACAATGACTTCTATCTCTCAAATCAACTACCAgattttgaccaagtcattCAAGAGTTTAGCTAATCAGAATGAGGAAATTTCTAGATTGAAGGCTATGGCTAAAAACTGTATGGTTTTTGCTGGAATCATCCAATACAAGATGCCTCGTGAAACCTATA ATGTCACTATTGATGATCAAATAATCATCATTaacaaatttttcactagTGGTTTGTGCAATGAATTGATAAAATCATTTGGTAATCTACAGCTAGAGACAACTCCTTTGGTCAAAAGTAAAGATTATGCTGCCCGAATAAATGATAGAACGCTAATAGAGGACTATAAGGCTTCTCAAAATCTCTGGTCCTATCTTCAACATGTCTTACTCCAAGATGACTACGATACGAATGTTGTGCAGAAAACTTTTGCCAAAGCCATTGGATTGAACCCTCAATTGAGAGTTTATAGGTATCAAAAGGGGCACTACTTTGGCAAGCACTATGATGAATCTGTCAAAGCGTTGAAtggaagaacaaaatgGACTCTTTTAATATACTTGACTGGTGACGAAGAATTTGAAGGAGGTGGAACGATATTCTATGGTGATAATAAAAAACCATTGAATATTCACCCCTCCAAAGGAATGGCGCTACTTCACAAACATGGCGATGACTGCTTAATGCATGAGGCAGAATTGGTAAGATCTGGGGAGAAGTGGGTGCTAAGAAGCGACGTGGTTTATTAG
- the HNM1 gene encoding choline transporter (COG:E; EggNog:ENOG503NVNF), whose amino-acid sequence MGSSMKDKEAGVEVQNLEENSNKSMEFSESIASVKLHHHHGGELKRTFSVWSVLGVGFGLTNSWFGISASLVTGIQSGGPMLIVYGILIIAFISYNVGITLSELSSAIPSAGGQYVWTRVLAPRRFSSFLAYLDGAFGWAGAIFTSASMALSVASNIMGLWNLMHPDHVTQKWQLFVVYQIVNVLLVVFNCYGRILPFIANGALYISLFSYVAITITVLACARGNYQPAHFVFSDFENGTGWSSSGIAFIVGLINPNWSFSCLDCATHLAEEVLQPERVIPIAVLGTVTIGMVTSFTYSIAMFFSVRNLDDIVSSTTGMPILDIYYQALSSRAGACCLGVLVLLTACGCTIASHTWQARLCWSFARDNGLPFSDKLSIVDPKLGIPLNAHLFSSVVVAILGCLYMASDTAFNSMVVGCITFLLLSYSIPVLCLLYRGRDNVKHGPFWLGKIGLCANIVTLAWTVFALVFFSFPSYMPVTADTMNYISAVYGVYIILVLAYWFFPVKKYSCREVFAGGLGNDEEEEFPDRLD is encoded by the exons ATGGGTTCTTCGATGAAAGATAAAGAAGCCGGTGTGGAGGTGCAAAACCTCGAAGAAAACTCCAACAAATCTATGGAGTTTAGCGAGTCAATCGCTAGTGTGAagcttcatcatcatcacgGAGgggagttgaagagaacTTTCTCGGTGTGGTCAGTTTTAGGTGTCGGATTCGGTTTGACCAATTCTTGGTTCGGGATCCTGGCCTCGTTGGTTACTGGTATCCAATCAGGTGGACCTATGTTGATTGTGTATGGAATTTTAATTATCGCGTTCATCTCTTATAACGTGGGGATTACTTTATCCGAGCTTTCTTCTGCTATTCCTTCTGCTGGTGGTCAATACGTGTGGACTCGTGTATTGGCTCCTAGACGGTTTCTGAGTTTCTTGGCTTACCTTGATGGAGCCTTCGGTTGGGCTGGTGCAATTTTCACTTCTGCTTCGATGGCCCTTTCTGTCGCCAGTAACATCATGGGTCTTTGGAACTTGATGCACCCAGACCATGTTACCCAGAAATGGCAATTGTTTGTGGTATATCAGATTGTCAATgtattgttggtggtgttcaaCTGTTATGGAAGAATCTTACCTTTTATTGCCAATGGTGCCTTGTACATTTCTTTGTTTTCATATGTGGCCATAACTATTACCGTTTTGGCATGTGCTAGAGGTAACTACCAGCCGGCACATTTTGTATTTTCCGATTTCGAAAACGGAACTGGCTGGAGTTCTTCGGGTATCGCCTTTATTGTTGGATTAATTAACCCTAACTGGTCTTTTAGTTGTTTGGATTGTGCTACTCATTTGGCAGAAGAGGTTTTACAACCAGAAAGAGTAATTCCAATTGCGGTTCTTGGAACTGTTACTATTGGAATGGTGACTTCTTTCACTTATTCAATTGCAATGTTCTTTTCGGTTCGTAACTTGGATGATATTGTAAGCTCTACCACTGGAATGCCTATTTTAGATATTTACTATCAGGCTTTGAGTTCTAGAGCTGGTGCTTGTTGCTTGGGAGttttggtattgttgaCTGCTTGCGGATGTACCATTGCTTCTCACACGTGGCAAGCTCGTTTATGTTGGTCTTTTGCTAGAGACAATGGGTTACCATTCTCTGATAAGTTATCGATTGTGGATCCTAAATTAGGAATTCCTTTGAATGCCCATCTTTTCTcatcggtggtggtggcaaTTTTGGGTTGCTTATACATGGCTTCGGATACTGCTTTTAATTCGATGGTGGTTGGTTGTATCACCTTTTTATTGTTGAGTTACTCAATTCCAgttttgtgtttgttgTACAGAGGAAGAGACAATGTTAAACATGGTCCTTTCTGGTTGGGTAAGATTGGTCTTTGTGCCAACATTGTGACATTGGCCTGGACAGTGTTTGCCttggttttcttttcaTTCCCAAGTTACATGCCTGTAACAGCAGATACCATGAACTATATTTCTGCCGTGTACGGTGTTTACAtcattttggtgttggcaTATTGGTTCTTCCCTGTCAAGAAGTATTCTTGTAGAGAAGTGTTTGCTGGAGGTTTAGGTaacgacgaagaagaagaattccCTGAC AGATTAGATTAA